The following nucleotide sequence is from Coprothermobacter sp..
CCCTCATTGACGGGTATGCCAGGATGACGATGGCCGATGTCCTGACAGAACTGCCAACGGCACGTGTGCTGGGCTATGCTGACTTCGAGGAGGTCACTCTGGTCCAGGGCACCCCGCCAGGCCGTTTCGGGCCACGCACAGCCGGAGAACCTCCCCACAAGCTCATGCTCAGCACGACGACTGGAGAGATCTCCCTGCAGATCGACGGTCATGTGGATGCGCGCGAGCTGCGCCGGTTGCTCAAGGGGATTGCCAGAGACAGATTCGTCGCAGACGAGTGACCCGGATGACCGGTATCGTCAACGCTCGACTGCCACGCCCACGTTGAAACCTCCGGACAGAAGTCTGGGTGCTGTACGTTGCATCACCAATGTCTGGAAGCAGCCTGCAGACTGAGGTATTTCGGAAATTGACATAGTTCGAAGATTTGCTATACTAATAATAGAAGAAGGTGGCCTCGCGCGGAACATTGCTCGCGTTCATGGCGGACTTGTCTGCTCGCTCCGAGGTTGCCTTTTTCGCATGTCCCGGGAGAGAGTTGAACGATGAGCCGCATACGAAAAGCACTGCTTGCAATTGCTGGTGGTCACTTCCTCGTTGAATGGTACGCCGCCTTCCTTCCCCCTCTCGTTCCTGTCTTCCGCACCCAGCTGGGTTTCTCTCTGGGGGCCGCCGCCGCACTTGGCGCCAGTCTCCCCATCGTCTCGGGTCTTGTCCAGACGATCTTCGGCCTGCTGTCCGACCGCATGCGGCATGCCAACGCACTTGTCGTCACCTCTTCCATCCTCGCCGCCGTTTCACTGGCACTGCTGCCGTTCGCCCACAGCTTTGGCTGGCTCCTGCTCATCTTCACCGCCATAGCCCTGTCGCTTGCGATGTTTCATCCGCAAGGGGCCGCCGGTACGAGCCAGCTGTCTTCGACGAACAGGGGCCGATTCATGTCCGTCTTCAATTTCGGCGGGTCCATGGGCTCCTTTGTCGGCTCGCTGACGGTCATCCCTCTCTTTGGACTGCTGCACCTCGAGCGCTTCTGGATCCTAGCCATCCCCGGCATCGCGCTGGCGTTCTTCCAGGTGTTCGCGCTCCCCCGCCAGGAAGACCCCGAAGCAGCCGCAAAAAACGGCAACAGCGGCCGCATGACGGACAGCCCTGCCTTCAAGGGATATCTCATACTTGTTGCCAACTCCACGCTCACGGCCATGGTCTTCAACGGCGTCACTATCCTGCTGCCCCTCTTGTTCCAGGAACTCGGGTTCCTGCCGGGCAAGGCCGGTGTCTACCTTGCCGTCGGTTCGCTCGTGGGCACGGTCGCCAATGTCATCGGGGCTGAGCTCTCCGACCACATCGGCCGCAGGACGATCAACCTCATCGGGGCGACAGGCGTAGCTGTGACCCTCCTGATGTTCGTCCTGACCGGGTCGACCAGCATCATCTGGTTCCCGGCGATGAGCTTCTTCAGCTGCTTCACGCTGAGCTCCAACATCGTCTTCGCACACGAACTGGTCACAAACCACCGCGGCCTCGTCTCCGCATCCATCATGGGCCTTTCCTGGGGCGTCGGCGGCGCTGTTGTCATCATCCTGGGTCAGTGGGCACAGTACACCAGCATCACGTCCGCGTATCGCCTGCTGCTCGGCGTTGCGGCCGTCCTGGTAGTGCTCGCCTTCCTCCTACCGACGCGCCACGCGCTCAGGGCCGCTCTCAAGCCAGTCCTTGCACAGGAACAGGGTTGAGTCACGGGCCGCTGCAGCTATCCTGTTGATACACGACAGGAGGCACGCATGCGGGCATGGATCGACCGACTCGACGACTACGACGAAGGACGATTGACCGACGTGTTTGCAAGCCGCCAGGAGTTCCTTCTGGGCGGGCTCGCCCCCGGCGACACAGTCCTCGTCAAGCCAAACATCCTGCAGGAAGCTGAGCCCGAACGGGCACTGACGACCAACCCTCACTTCATTCATGCCTTCGTCCGGTTTCTGCTCGGGCACGGACTCCACATCATCGTCGGCGACATTCCGGGCAACCGTGTCCCCAGCGAACGCCTTGCCGCCGATCTTGGCCTCGAGGAATACGTGGGCGACGAACGGGTCACTATCTGCAACTTGGACCAGTACGGGTTCGGGCATATCCATCTCGAGCACCCACGGAGCCCCCGACCTGTCACCCTGCCCGACCTGCTGTGGCAGTGCAAGATCCTCTTCAACCTGCCCAAGGCGAAAACCCACTCACTGACGCTGGTCACGGGTGCTGTCAAGAACCTGTTCGGGCTCACACCCAAGGCCGAGCGCACCGGTCTCCACATGATTCCATCCGGTGACGAGTTTGCCAGGTGCCTGCTGGACCTCCACGCCGCCCTCCCCATCCCCGAACGGGTCGTCATGGACGGTATTCTGGGTATGGACGGCGAGGGACCCTCCGCAGGAAGGCCAAGACACTTGCGGGCCGTCGTCGTCGCGGACGATCCTGTCCTTGCGGACTGGGCGATGTGTCGCATGATGGGGATCGACTGGGAACTCACGCCGTTGTCGCACGTCGTCCCTCTTCCTGACGGCACGCTCGTCGTCGGTGACCTCACCCCCATCCAGCCGGCGTTCATGCGGCCCCGCAGCTACATGGGCGGTGCGGTGGTGTCCATCGCAGCGACACTCCAGCGCATCGTCGGTTCCTCCAACCGACCTATCCCCATGGTCGACACGTCCAAATGTATCAAGTGCGGTATCTGTGCCCAGCGGTGCCCAGCGAAGGCAATCAACCTTGCACCGTACCCGCAGTTCAACCGGAGGACCTGCGTGCTTTGCTACTGCTGTCACGAGATGTGTCCCGAGCGGGCAATTGTGCTCCGACGCACATTCCGCCGCTGAATTGTGAACACCCTTGGGGTCAGGCACAATGGTCTTCACACTTCCAACTGGTATGAAAGGAGCCTCCCATGATCAATGAAACAGCCAAGGCGATGAGCTTCTACGCCGACGAGCGGGGCGCGTCTCGCTTGTATGCCTACCTGGCCGGGTCCGAGAAGGACCCTACCCTCCGGGAGCGCTTTGCAGAGCTGGCTCGGGTCGAGAACCTCCACATGGCCTTCTGGCGCGCCTTCCTTCTTAAGCGCGGCATGACGACAACCGAACCGTCGTGGTTTTCGTTTGCCTGGGCACGATTCTTGCGTCGGGTGCTGGGGACGCGACGCTATCTGTCTCTCCTCGAAATCACGGAGGCGACCGCCGTCGACGCGTACTATGACTTCCTCAACTCCGCTGTCCTCGAAGAAGTCGAGAAGACCGACATCGCGCGCATCATCGAGGACGAACTGGGCCACGAGGAAGAGCTGGAATCGCAGTTCAACGCACTGCCCAAGGACAACGTCCGCGATTTCGTGATGGGCATGAATGATGGTCTCGTCGAGCTACTTGGCGCGGTCAGCGGCCTCTCGGCCGTCTACCCGACGCGTCCGCAGGTCGTCGGCGTCAGCGGCCTCGTTGTCGGCCTCGCCGGCGCGCTGTCCATGGCGATCGGCACCTGGGTGTCAGTCCGCAGTCAGCGCCAGGTCAACGAAGGCATCCGGCGCAAGACTGACCTCCTCTTCAGCGTCGCACCCAGACGGGCGCAGGCAGAACTCGCCAGGAAGCTGATCGAATCCGGGATGCCGGCCGACCTGACCGACGAGGTCACCGCAAAACTGGCATCGAACAAAGAGGCGATGATCGGGCTCCTCACCGAGCACACGCCCGTCAACGAGATCCGCAGCGCTCTGTTCACCGGCGCTGCCTACATCATTGGACTGCTGTTCCCCGTCCTCCCCTACTTCTTCGCGCGGAATTCGTTCACGGCGCTGATCCTCAGCGTCCTGTTCGCAGGGCTTGCCCTTGCCACGGTCGCCAGCATCATCACCCTCACCGCCGGCAGCAACGCCTTCCGCCGCAAGATCCGCGAGATGGTCATCACCGGACTGGGCGCTGCCGCAGCTTCCTACGCGTTCGGCCGCCTGGTGCAGGCCGTGTTTGGCATCCACGCATGATGCAACCGGAGGACAGCCTCATGAGTGACATCCCTGTCATCATCAACGGCACGAAAGTCGCACTGACCCCGCAGCAGCGGGACAACGTTCCGACATACTGGAAGTGGATCTGCGACCCCGAAGTCAACGCTGGGCTGACCGGCGCCGGGGTGTGCGTCATGGCGCGCGCATTGTGCATGAGGTCATCATGGACATCGTGCTGGGTGAGGTTGCTGGGCTGACAGACTGAACCCCACGCCCCAGCAGGCAATGATCGAGCCTCTCTCGGCTCATCCATCGCGCGCATTGCGGCACTTGACCCGCTCTGTACCACGACTATTCTGAGAGCAGGATCATGCGGATTCCGCACGTTTCGCGTGTGTGACCAGAGAATTGCCATTCAACCAAGTCAAGGAGAGTTCAGGAACTGCGAATGCAAAGGACATGCACAAGACAGTTGGCGGCAGTGCGGGGTGTGGCTGGCATGGCCAAATGTGGCACGGAAACAGGCAAGGGGAGAAACCATG
It contains:
- a CDS encoding rubrerythrin family protein; the protein is MINETAKAMSFYADERGASRLYAYLAGSEKDPTLRERFAELARVENLHMAFWRAFLLKRGMTTTEPSWFSFAWARFLRRVLGTRRYLSLLEITEATAVDAYYDFLNSAVLEEVEKTDIARIIEDELGHEEELESQFNALPKDNVRDFVMGMNDGLVELLGAVSGLSAVYPTRPQVVGVSGLVVGLAGALSMAIGTWVSVRSQRQVNEGIRRKTDLLFSVAPRRAQAELARKLIESGMPADLTDEVTAKLASNKEAMIGLLTEHTPVNEIRSALFTGAAYIIGLLFPVLPYFFARNSFTALILSVLFAGLALATVASIITLTAGSNAFRRKIREMVITGLGAAAASYAFGRLVQAVFGIHA